One Thermus caldifontis DNA segment encodes these proteins:
- the prmC gene encoding peptide chain release factor N(5)-glutamine methyltransferase, translated as MVRLLRELQKRLRTAGLPEGEALDLLALASGLSRKELLLHLPQAPPPGTEEKALTLLERRLGGYPLQYLLGEVEFFGLPLKVAEGVLIPRPETEGLVELALSLPLPHAPRILDVGTGTGAVALALKKHLPEAQVWATDTDPKALALARENARRLGLEVAFLQAPLTGGLKDLDLLVSNPPYLPEAYRAQAPRELAFESPQALYAGREGLDVARPLAQEARQALKPGGFLLLELAPENVGLLARELEARGWIDVEVLRDLAGRDRYLRARRPA; from the coding sequence GTGGTCAGGCTCCTGCGGGAACTCCAAAAGAGGCTTAGGACTGCAGGGCTTCCCGAAGGGGAGGCCCTGGACCTGTTGGCCTTGGCCTCGGGCCTTTCCCGCAAGGAGCTCCTCCTCCATCTCCCCCAAGCCCCACCCCCAGGTACGGAAGAAAAGGCCCTGACCCTCTTGGAAAGGCGCCTTGGAGGCTATCCCCTGCAGTACCTTCTGGGGGAGGTGGAGTTTTTTGGCCTGCCCCTCAAGGTGGCTGAAGGGGTCCTCATCCCCCGCCCGGAAACGGAGGGCCTGGTGGAGCTGGCCCTAAGCCTCCCCTTGCCCCATGCCCCCCGCATCCTGGACGTGGGCACGGGCACCGGGGCCGTCGCCCTTGCCCTAAAAAAACACCTTCCGGAGGCCCAGGTGTGGGCCACGGACACCGATCCCAAGGCCCTGGCCTTAGCCCGGGAGAACGCTCGCAGGCTGGGCCTGGAGGTGGCCTTCCTTCAGGCTCCCCTCACCGGCGGGTTGAAGGATCTGGACCTCCTTGTCTCCAACCCCCCCTACCTGCCCGAGGCCTACCGGGCCCAAGCGCCCCGGGAACTGGCCTTTGAAAGCCCTCAGGCCCTCTATGCGGGAAGGGAGGGGCTGGATGTGGCCCGGCCCCTGGCCCAGGAGGCCCGGCAAGCCCTCAAGCCGGGGGGGTTTCTCCTCCTGGAACTGGCCCCGGAAAACGTGGGGCTTCTGGCCAGGGAACTAGAGGCCAGGGGATGGATAGATGTGGAGGTGCTACGGGACCTGGCGGGTCGGGACCGGTACCTCCGGGCCCGGAGGCCCGCCTAG